A genomic region of Candidatus Omnitrophota bacterium contains the following coding sequences:
- a CDS encoding nucleotidyltransferase family protein: protein MKAIILAAGYATRLYPLTINLPKALLKIDNKPIVEFIVNKLEKIKEIDELVIVSNNRFYALFEEWLKKINFSKKTSLINDLTNAEENRLGALGDLDFAIKKSNIDTDILVIAGDNIFDFDLENFIKFSQRNHSINIGIFDIKCVDCAKKFGVVEIDTSNRVTKFVEKPNKPFSTLIGIGIYFLPKFAINFVKAYLAQNNPQDALGHFLEYLLKNKIEILGHKFAGKWFDIGDVEAYEEAQKYFGKERT from the coding sequence ATGAAAGCAATAATCTTAGCAGCAGGATATGCTACAAGACTTTATCCCCTTACTATAAATTTGCCCAAGGCATTACTTAAAATAGATAACAAACCCATTGTTGAATTTATAGTAAACAAATTAGAGAAAATTAAAGAGATAGATGAACTTGTCATCGTAAGCAACAATAGATTTTATGCTTTATTCGAAGAATGGCTCAAGAAAATAAATTTTAGTAAAAAAACCAGTCTCATTAACGATTTAACCAATGCCGAGGAAAACCGTTTAGGAGCCTTAGGAGATCTTGACTTCGCAATTAAAAAATCTAATATAGATACCGATATTCTGGTTATTGCCGGAGATAATATTTTTGACTTTGATTTAGAGAACTTTATTAAATTCTCTCAAAGAAATCATAGTATAAATATAGGAATTTTTGATATAAAATGTGTTGATTGTGCTAAAAAATTTGGGGTAGTGGAAATAGATACCTCTAATCGAGTTACTAAATTCGTAGAAAAACCAAATAAACCTTTCTCTACACTTATTGGAATAGGGATCTATTTTCTTCCCAAATTTGCTATCAATTTTGTAAAGGCGTATCTGGCCCAGAATAACCCTCAAGACGCCTTGGGTCACTTTTTAGAATATCTGCTTAAAAATAAAATAGAAATTCTGGGTCATAAATTTGCAGGGAAATGGTTTGATATCGGAGACGTCGAAGCTTACGAAGAAGCACAGAAATATTTTGGTAAAGAAAGGACTTAA
- the metK gene encoding methionine adenosyltransferase, producing the protein MERKRYLLTSESVTEGHPDKLCDQISDAVLDEVLRQDKNGRVACETYVTMGLIIVGGEITTSGYVDTHKLVRKLLYNIGYTHPCYGLDYNTCAILNAIHTQSPDIAQGVNRGGAGDQGIMVGYACRETEEFMPLPIVLAHRLVRRMAEVRRKKILGYLGPDGKSQITVEYDNGKPLRVDSVVLACQHTEDILDKTKQQITKEARKEIINTIAFPVLGKFVDKKTKFYVNETGKFVIGGPQSDTGMTGRKIVVDTYGGIISHGGGAFSGKDPTKVDRSASYMARYLAKNIVAAEIAEKCCVQLAYVIGQAEPLAIYVDTYGTGKIPEEKIIKIIKKHFSLTPQGIIETLNLLRPIYLKTACYGHFGRNEPEFSWEKLDKVKEIQKST; encoded by the coding sequence ATGGAAAGAAAAAGATATTTACTTACCTCTGAATCCGTGACAGAAGGGCATCCCGATAAACTTTGCGACCAGATTTCGGATGCTGTTCTTGATGAAGTTTTGAGACAGGATAAGAATGGTCGTGTTGCTTGTGAAACCTATGTTACGATGGGATTAATTATTGTAGGAGGAGAGATTACTACCTCGGGGTATGTAGATACGCATAAACTCGTGCGGAAACTTTTATATAATATCGGTTATACCCATCCTTGCTATGGCCTGGATTACAATACCTGTGCTATCCTAAATGCTATTCATACTCAATCACCCGACATTGCCCAAGGAGTGAATCGAGGAGGCGCGGGAGACCAAGGAATTATGGTTGGCTACGCCTGTCGAGAAACTGAAGAATTTATGCCTCTGCCTATAGTTTTGGCCCATCGTTTAGTAAGGAGAATGGCCGAAGTGAGAAGAAAGAAAATTTTAGGATATTTAGGTCCGGACGGAAAATCTCAAATAACGGTAGAGTATGATAATGGTAAACCTTTACGTGTGGATTCGGTAGTTTTGGCCTGTCAACATACTGAAGATATTTTGGATAAAACGAAACAGCAGATAACTAAAGAGGCGAGAAAAGAAATTATTAATACTATAGCCTTCCCAGTTTTAGGAAAATTCGTTGATAAAAAAACAAAATTTTACGTAAATGAAACGGGAAAATTCGTTATCGGTGGTCCTCAGTCCGACACAGGAATGACGGGAAGAAAGATTGTTGTAGATACATACGGAGGAATAATTTCCCATGGGGGAGGAGCATTTTCTGGAAAAGATCCCACAAAAGTAGACCGTTCTGCTAGTTATATGGCAAGATACCTTGCTAAAAATATCGTTGCCGCAGAAATTGCAGAAAAGTGTTGTGTACAACTTGCCTATGTCATTGGACAAGCAGAACCTTTAGCAATCTATGTGGATACCTATGGAACAGGTAAAATCCCTGAAGAAAAAATCATTAAAATTATTAAAAAACACTTTTCTTTAACTCCTCAAGGTATAATTGAAACACTTAACCTTTTAAGACCCATCTATCTTAAAACCGCCTGTTATGGACATTTTGGCAGAAATGAACCGGAATTCAGCTGGGAGAAATTGGACAAGGTAAAGGAAATTCAAAAATCTACATAG